From the Deltaproteobacteria bacterium genome, the window CGAAAACAATCACACGCTTTTGGTAGAGGTAGTTTTCAAATCCTTGAACCGGCTAACCATAGTGTTTTTGCGTTTATTCGAGAATATAATGAAGAAAAAATTTTAGTGGTAGCGAATTTATCACGTTATACTCAGTATGTTGAATTAGATTTGTTAAATTATGAAGGATATGTACCAATAGAACTATTTGGACGTGTGCATTTCCCTATAATAAGCCACGCCCCATTTGTTTTAACTCCTGGGCCACATACAGTATTTTGGTTTTTCTTGGAGCATCCACAACAAACCACCCAAAAAAAAGATGTACCCACCAAGCTTGCTGAAATATCCATAAATGAAGGAAAATTACTATGGGATGAAAAAGATAGACGTGCGTTTGAAAATATTATTGTAAATTATATTCAAACACGCAGATGGTTTGGAGGTAAGGCAAGAAAAATTAAAACGGCAAATATCGTAGATATTATCAACTGGCGCTCACTTGATGAACCGACAGCATTATTAATAATAGATGTTAATTATAATGACGGTTTGACAGAAAGCTATAATTTGCCGGTTACCTATAATTTGTCAGAATCAAAGAGTATTCTTGATGAATCACAACTTAATATTATTGCACTCATCAAAAGTAATAAGAAGAAACAGCAAGAAGAACAAGCATCTGGGCGACTTATTGATGCAACATTATCAGACGAATATTGTCATTCTTTATTACAACTATTTGAGCGAAAAAACACATTAAAAACTGGTACTAGCAAGCTGTATTCTCATTTAACGAAATGGTTACGTAAAGAAGCACCTATTAAGGACGAAGATTATAATTATAGGCTATTAACTTCTGAACAAAGTAATACATCAATTATTTATAACGAGCGATTAATACTCAAATTGTTTCGTCGATCATGTGTTGGAAGAAATCCAGATTTAGAAATAAGTCGTTTCTTAACAGAAGAATGTAATTTTGCACATACGCCCAAAGTTGCAGGTTGGATAGAATATAGTGATAAAAATAGTAAAGTACGCACCTTAGCATCATTAAGTGAGTATATTCCAAATACCCGAGATGCGTGGAGCTATGCACGCGAAGAAATAAAACGTTATTTTGAAAGAATATTGCCAAGATGTGGTATTATGCCGGCCCCAGTATTTAAAGGATCAATCATTGATTTAATTAATTATGAACCATTAGAAATTATTTACGAATTATTAGGGGTATTTGCTCAATCGGCAGGATTATTAGGTAGAAGAACCGCCGAATTACATTTAGCTTTATCTGCAAATACTGAAAATGAATATTTTACCCCTGAGTCATATACTGCCATGTATCAACGTTCAGTGTATCAAACTATGCGAAATCAAATGCAACAGGTAATAAGGCAATTGAAACGCAATATGATGAATTTAACTGAGCCAGTGCATAGTATGGCGTATCATTTGATCGCTAGTGAAAAAGTAATTCTTAATCGATTTGATGAATTTAAAACACGAAAAATAAAAGCTCTACGTATTCGTAATCATGGTGATTATCATTTAGGGCAGGTTCTTTATACAGGCAAAGATTTTTATGTCATAGATTTTGAGGGTGAGCCGATGAAGCCGCTTAGTGAGCGTTTACGAAAGCATTCTCCAATACGCGATGTAGCTTCGATGATTCGTTCTTTTTATTATGCTGCTGCTGTTAATATGATGGAAGAATTAGAAAATGGTGCGCTAACTTCAGTTGCGCGTGGATCTATAGGTGCTTGGGCGGAAGTATGGGCTCAATATGTAACACGAGCATTTTTAAAAAGTTATGTTGAAAATGCTGCAGGCGCATGTTTTATGCCTAAAGACCAAACAGAATTGCTTACGCTTATTAATGTTTATATTATCGAAAAAGCCCTATATGAAGTAAGTTATGAGTTAAATAATAGGCCGAGCTGGTTGCGAATTCCGCTTAGTGGAATTTTTTCAATCATCGAGAGAAAGAACAATGACCAATAAATGGAAATTATCTTTTGGTGCAACGCCGACTAAA encodes:
- the treS gene encoding maltose alpha-D-glucosyltransferase, encoding MATRQKVKKSSIDPLWYKEAILYELRVRSFYDANGDGIGDFAGLTEKLSYLQDLGVTALWLLPFYPSPMRDDGYDISDYCDVHADVGTLDDFKEFLDEAHNRGLRVITELILNHTSDQHPWFQRARKAQANSVERNFYVWSDTPEPYQEARIIFKDFERSNWTWDPIAKAYFWHRFFSHQPDLNFDNKAVKKAILKVVDFWLGLGVDGLRLDAVPYLYEREGTNCENLAETFAFLEELRRHVDQNFEDRMLLAEANQWPEDAVRYLEGGNKCHMAYHFPIMPRMFMALHMEDRFPITEILSQTPAIPDNCQWGMFLRNHDELTLEMVTDDERDYMYEAYAKDPHARINLGIRRRLAPLLNDNRRKIELLNMLLFSLPGTPIIYYGDEIGMGDNVHLGDRNGVRTPMQWSADRNAGFSRANTQRLFLPVIVDPEYQYESINVETQQGNLSSPLWWMKRLIALRKQSHAFGRGSFQILEPANHSVFAFIREYNEEKILVVANLSRYTQYVELDLLNYEGYVPIELFGRVHFPIISHAPFVLTPGPHTVFWFFLEHPQQTTQKKDVPTKLAEISINEGKLLWDEKDRRAFENIIVNYIQTRRWFGGKARKIKTANIVDIINWRSLDEPTALLIIDVNYNDGLTESYNLPVTYNLSESKSILDESQLNIIALIKSNKKKQQEEQASGRLIDATLSDEYCHSLLQLFERKNTLKTGTSKLYSHLTKWLRKEAPIKDEDYNYRLLTSEQSNTSIIYNERLILKLFRRSCVGRNPDLEISRFLTEECNFAHTPKVAGWIEYSDKNSKVRTLASLSEYIPNTRDAWSYAREEIKRYFERILPRCGIMPAPVFKGSIIDLINYEPLEIIYELLGVFAQSAGLLGRRTAELHLALSANTENEYFTPESYTAMYQRSVYQTMRNQMQQVIRQLKRNMMNLTEPVHSMAYHLIASEKVILNRFDEFKTRKIKALRIRNHGDYHLGQVLYTGKDFYVIDFEGEPMKPLSERLRKHSPIRDVASMIRSFYYAAAVNMMEELENGALTSVARGSIGAWAEVWAQYVTRAFLKSYVENAAGACFMPKDQTELLTLINVYIIEKALYEVSYELNNRPSWLRIPLSGIFSIIERKNNDQ